The window ATTAAGGGAGAGATCTGGATCAGCCTAAACCCAACATGGTCTGGTGCGATTCATGACAGTGCAAGATTCGAGAATCCCTGCCCGGAACCTTCTGCTTTCAGTTGGGCCCTTTTCTCTTGCAGGCCCAGGGCCCCTGAGATGATACGACCCTTTGGCCATtgcgcccccccccccggccgaaGCCAGAGAGGCGAAAAAGTTCCCTTGTCCACGGGAAATTCCACCTCATCCAGAGCCTCCCCCAAAGAGACCACATTTCCCAATTGCAATTTTTGTGGGAGAAATTTTTCGTTTCTTGTTCACCAGAGACGAGGTGGAATCCTACTGGACGGGGATACTGTCAATTCGAGAAAGCCCATTTGCTCGAATTCCTTGGTGGATAGAAAAAGATAGGGACTGAGAAAGGTACGTGGCCACTGACTGGCAGCTCCATACCCATACCCATTACTCTGTACCCATACCTATTACCCATACCATACCATACCAGCCAGACGCAGCTCAAAGCTAACACCTGGCATCCCCAGATTTGATCTTCCCACGCCGACGCACTCCCTTCTCACCCTTCGGCCATTGCGCGCCGCCTCTCCTCGTCTACACTACCTCTCTGGCCTAAGGATTGACTGGGCTCAACACCGCAAACATGAAGTTCAGCAGCATCCTGTCCGTTGGCCTCCTGGTCGTGTCGCCCCTGGCTGCGGCCTGGAGCAAGGAGGGTGAGCACGATGCCCTGCACCCTGCCAGACGTGCAACTTCTCTGCGCAACTCCAGCTAACAACGCGACGCACAGATCGCGAGATTTTCCGCATTCGcgacgagatcaaggccCACGAGGCGAATCCCGACCTGACCTTCTACGAGCTTTTGGGCGTCAAGAACTCGGCCACCATTGACGAGATCACCAAGGCCTACCGCAAGATCTCTCGTACCCTCCATCCGGACAAGGTCCGCCAGCAGCTCATCGCTGAGCgcaccaaggccaagaagaaggccaccAAAGAGCCCGGCGTCAACGTCCAGAAGCCCCCTACCCAGAAGGAGATCAAGTCGGCTGTCAAGATCGCCTCGGATCGCCAGGCTCGTCTGGGTCTCGTGCGCAACATCCTGAGCGGCCCGGACCGCGACCGCTACGACCACTTCCTGAAGAACGGCTTCCCGGCTTGGAAGGGCACCAACTACTACTACAACCGCTACCGCCCCGGCCTGGGCACCGTGCTCttcggcgtcttcctcgttgGCGCCGGAGCTTTCCACTACATCGCTCTGTACATGTCTTGGAAGCGCCAGAAGGACTTTGTCGAGCGCTACATCAGGTTCGCCCGCAACGCCGCATGGGGTGACAACCTCAGTATCCCCGGAATCGACACGACCCCGGcgcccgcccccgccccgcccgccgacgacgaggagggtcCCCAGCAGCCC is drawn from Colletotrichum destructivum chromosome 6, complete sequence and contains these coding sequences:
- a CDS encoding Putative DnaJ domain, Chaperone J-domain superfamily, whose translation is MKFSSILSVGLLVVSPLAAAWSKEDREIFRIRDEIKAHEANPDLTFYELLGVKNSATIDEITKAYRKISRTLHPDKVRQQLIAERTKAKKKATKEPGVNVQKPPTQKEIKSAVKIASDRQARLGLVRNILSGPDRDRYDHFLKNGFPAWKGTNYYYNRYRPGLGTVLFGVFLVGAGAFHYIALYMSWKRQKDFVERYIRFARNAAWGDNLSIPGIDTTPAPAPAPPADDEEGPQQPMNRKQRRMQEQVARREAAKERGGRSRKPAAAASTGSGTATPREAPVAQAGPTGSKKRVVAENGKILVVDSVGDVYLEEQDAEGNTEQYLLDPNELPQPTIRDTALVRLPVWAYNRTVGRALGQNQVDLEIDTEDLDSDDGEIQHTPSSDSAADDFELLEKSTDSLGKAKATGAQTGGKSNKRKNKKR